The genomic segment GGGAGTTATGCCGGGCTTCAAAACCATAGGCAAGGCCCATGCGGCCCCCGCGCCGGAGGCGGGGGGGGGGACGGTCATCACCAAGAGCTTTTGCCACCAGTGCCCGGCCCGTTGCGGTATCGATGTTTACACCACGAACGGCCGAGTTCATGCAATCTACGGCACCCTCGACAATCCGATTTCCAACGGCAAGCTTTGTCCCAAGGGGCATTACGGCACCTACCTGCTGTACGATCCCGACCGATTCAAGGGGCCGATGAAACGGACAAATCCCAAGAAGGGGCGCAACGAGGATCCGAGGTTCGTGCCCATTTCCTGGGACGAGGCACTGAAGACCGCAGCCGACCGCCTGAACGCGCTGCGCGACAAGGGCGAGTCCCACCGTTTCGGCCTGCTTTTTGGTCGTGGTTGGGGCGCCACCGATGCGGGGCTGCTGGGTGATTTTGCGAAGCTTTACGGCTCACCCAATGTTGGCATCAACCATTCGTCCATGTGCTCGGATGCATCGAAGAAGGCCAAGCTCTGTGCCGACGGCAACTACTCGTACAACTCATACGACTATGAAAACACCAACTATCTGCTGATTTTCGGGGCGAGCTTCCTCGAGTCCTTCCGTCCCCTCAACAACAACCTTCAGGCCTGGGGCACCATGCGCAGCAAGGCGCCCCGAACCATGGTCACGGTGGTCGATGTGCACACCTCGACCACGGGTGCCGCGGCTGACCGGTTGCTGCTGACAAAGTCCGGCACCGACGGTGCGCTGGCGCTGGCGATGGCCCATGTGATCCTCACCGAGGGGCTATGGGACAGAAAGTTCGTCGGCGATTTCATCGATGGCATAAACCGCTTCAAATCCGGCGAAATCGTCGCTATGGCCTATAGCCAGGAGGATCTGGCAAAGCGTCGTGAGCTTGAGGCTGCCGCTGCGGTCAAGAAGACAGAGTCCGACAAGAAAGCGCTGGCCGATAAAGCCAAGCTCCAGGCCGACATCGACAGCTTGCGCGTCAAGATCGAAGAATCGGATGACGAAAAAATCATCCCCGGCCTCAAGAAAGCGCTGGCCGATCTTGAAAAGAAGGCTGAGGGCGCAGACAAACTGGCCGCGGCCATCAAGGAGCAACGAGGCGCGCTGGGACAGAATGCCAAGCCGCAACCTGACCCCGCAGTTGGCGAAACGATCTTCAGGGAAAAATGGACGCTGGGTCTGCTGGAGTGGTGGAATGCCGTGTTGAAGGACTGCACTCCCGAATGGGCGGAAAAGATCACCACGATACCGGCCAGGGAGATCAAGGCGGTGGCAAAGGAATTTGGTTCCACGCGCCCGGCCATTGCGCTGTTTGAACGTGGTGCCACCGCCCACACCAATGGCATCTACAACGGCATGGCGATCCATGCGCTCAACGCCCTGGTCGGTTCACTCTTTGCCAAGGGCGGACTGGGTTATCAATCCAGTGTGCCCTGGGGCAAGGTATCGGTGAAGGCCGACAAGTTCATGGACAGCTATGCCATGTCCAGCGACCGCAAGAAGCCTCGCATCGACAAAGTGAAGACCGATGCCTGGCCGATGGCCAGCAACATGATGCAGGAGATTGCCAAGAACCATCTCAAGGGCGATCCCTACAAGATGGACACTCTGATGTTCTACCTGACTGGGCCGATTTTCTCCGGCCCGGAATGCAAGGACTGGGAAAAGTCGATGGCAGAAACTTATGTTATCGATACCTCTCCCTACCCTGGTGAAACGGCGGTCTTCGCCGACCTGATCCTGCCGGACCACAGCTACCTCGAACGTCTACAGATCGCCGACACCTACCCCTTCCAGGGTTATCCGATAGCGATGATCCGCACACCGGCGATCAAACCGCTCTACGATACCAAGGTCTTCGGTGACGTCCTCATCGAGATCGGCAAGCGGATCCAGGGACCGATGGGGGAATACTACAAACAGCTCGGCAATACTGAGTCGATGATCAAACAGATGGCCAAGGGCTTCGAGGAAAAGCCGGGCTCCAACGGGGTCAACAGCTACGAGAGCTTTGTCCAGAAGGGCGTCTGGTTCAAGAAGCCCTATGGCTACCGTCAGGTCGCGGGAGAGTTCTACTTCTGGGATGGAGATACCAAATCGTATTCCAAACAGATGGTTCCGGCTGAGGTCAAGGACAAACTGCTCAAAACGCCCTCCGGCAAATATGAATTCAAGTCCGGCTATTTGGCAGACGAGCACCACGCCCACTATGTGCACGAGAAGCTGGGCATCGACCTGGAACTGGTGGGTTTTCCCCAGTACATCCCGGCCAGGCATCCCGGCGGTGGCGACCTACACTTCGTTTCGCCCAAGCTGGCGGCCCAGGCCGAAGGGCGTCAGGCCAATCTTCCCCATGCATCGGCGTTCATGCAGCCTACCCAGGGTGGCAAGCGCGAGGTGTTCCTGGAAATCCATCCGGAAACCGCAGCCAAGCGGGGCATCAGGAATGGTGACAGGGTGCGGGTGAAGAACGATATCGGCGCCATTGAGGTTGTCGCCCGCCTGTACACCGGCATCCGGCCCGATACAGTGGCCTTGCCCATGATTCATGGCCACTGGGCCCAGGGGCGCTGGGCCACGGCCAAGGAGCGCAATGTCTCCGGCAGCACCAATGAAATCACCGCCAATGTTTCCGAACCCATCTCCGGTCTGGCTTGCTATCACACCGGCAAAGTGTTCGTTGAGAAAGTCTGAGGAGCTGAAAAATGACTAAATGGGGAATGGTCATCGACCTGGAAAAATGTACCGGCTGTCAGGCCTGTACTGCGGCCTGTGGCATGGAGAACAGCCGACTGCCCGGCGAGCACTGGCAGGATGTCATCTTTTTTCACGAAGGAGAATTTCCGAGTACGCAACTGAAGTGGTTTCCCCGGCCCTGCATGCACTGTGAGAATCCGTCCTGCGTTGCGGTCTGTCCGACCCGGGCCACCTATAAGTCGGAGGATGGTCATGTGCTGGTGGACTGGGAGCGCTGTATCGGTTGCAAGTACTGCATGATTGCCTGTCCCTATGGTGTGCGCTTCTATACCGAGGAAAAACCCTCCTATGGCGGCCCGGACATGAAGCAGGTATTCAAGGGCGAAGAAGGCCGCTCCTGGAGTCCGCCCTGGAAGTCGCCCCAGGAAGATTGGAAACATGGTGTGGGCGTTCAGCCCCACGATGTCGTGTCCAAATGCACCTTCTGTTACCACCGGGTATCCAAGGCGCCCAAGGGAACAGTTGATCTTGATCCCCAGAATCCTGCAACCCGGGAGTTCACGCCTGCCTGTGTCGTGACCTGCGGCCCTGGTGCCCGGCTTTTTGGCGACCTGTCGAATCCGAATTCGGAGGTGTCCAGGCAGATTGCCAACAAGAATGGCGTGCGCCTGCTGGATCACCTCGGCAACAAGCCCCAGGTCTACTACCTCACCGGCGAAGGCGGCTCCGTTCCGGCCGATCGCTCCACCAAGCCCAAGGTCTAAGGAGGATTTGTCATGCAATCCAGTTCCGATCCCAAAACCCTTGCTGAAGTCTTCGGTTTCCTCGGGGATTTACACCGTAAAGAGGGAACCACCACTTTCATCAAGCTCTGTCTTTCCCTGGGCAGGGAACCATCCGTCGCGACGAAATGGTGGCAGGCCTCCCTGCTGGTGACTGCTGTTTGCCTGCTGTTCGTGCTTTACCAGTTGATTTTTGTCGGCCACGCCGCCTTCAATACATCGAGTGACGGCATCAACTGGGGTATGGCGGTCTCCACCTATGTGTTCTTTGCCCTGACCTCTTCCGGGCTGACCATGGTGGCATCCCTGGCGACAGTTTTCGGCTTCAAACAGTTCTATCCAGTGGCCAAGCGCTGCATCTATCTGGCGATCATCACCCTGATCTCGGGTTTCACGGTACTGGCCCTGGAACTGGGTCATCCTTTCCGCATGCTCTGGTCGATTCCGACGGGCATGCAGATCATGAGCCCGATGTTCTGGATGGGTGTCTTCTACCTGATTGATCTGGTGCTGCTGATCATCAAGCTGTATTTGCTATGGCAGGAGGAGTGGGACAGTCCTCGTTCCAATGCGGTTGGTGTGGCAGGTTTCATCGCCGTAATCCTGGCTTCGGGCATGCTGGGCCTGGTATTCGGTTCCCTGTCGATGCGTCCCATGTGGTACGGTTCCTTCACCTCGATCTATTTCATTATCACGGCGGCACTGTCCGGCGCAGCCGCGATCGTGGTGACCACCTACATGGCTTATGACTTCAATCGAAGCAATATGCCCGAGCCCCTGCGAGGATTGGCCAGTGGACCTCAGTTGCCACGGGTGTTTGCGGCATTCATCGGCATTACGCTGGTGATGTTCGTAACCCGCTTCTGGGTCGGACTATGGAGCAATCTGGACGGACTGGATGGTTTCCAGGCCTTGGTCAGGACGCCGCTATTCCATCTTGAACTCTGGTTGGGGCTGTGTCTGCCCTTCTACCTGATGGCTTCTCCATCGACCCAGACCAACACCCAAAAACAACTGATCGCAGCATTTCTGGTTCTGGGTGCCATGTTCATCAACCGGTACGAGTTCGTTATCGGCGGGCAACTGGTGCCCATGTTCAAGGGAACCTGGGTCAACGACCTGATACCTTATACCCCATCTCTAACGGAGTGGGCCTTGACCCTGCTTGGCCTCTCCCTGTGCCTCGCGTTGTACGCACTGGGCGAGAAGGTTCTGAAGCTCTCGGCCATGCCGTCGGTGGTTGAGATGGAGAAGCCTGGGGTTGCGCAAGCCTGATGGACTGATCCTGATACTTTGACCGGCCGGCAGGGAAGTATTCCTGCCGGCCATTGTTTGATCGATGCAAATGAAAACCGAGAATTCAATCGAGCAAGCCTTCTGGCTCACCATGGCCAATGTGTTCCTGCCTCCGATGCATCCGGAAGTGTTTGTCGTATCCCGGAACTGGCTGGCCGATGATCTTCAAGAAATGTGCGATGCCTTGGGTCTCGATCTGCTGCCGGATCTGAAACAGTTACGGCGCAATCTGGCCGGTCTGGCATCCCATGAGATCCTGTTGGTGGATTACAGCCATCTCTTTCTGCAACCTCCGGCTCCGGCGTCACTGAATCTGTCCCGCTATGTGGATGGTGGTATCAACGGACCCTGTATGGATGCCCTGGAGAACGCCTATCGGCGGGCGGGTGTGACTCAGAGTGAGCGGATGCGCGACCTGCCCGACCATGGGGCCATGCAGATGGAAACCCTGGCTTTCCTGCTTGGAGAGGATTTTCAGGAGGCTGCTGATTTTGCTCGCCTGTGTCTGGTGGGGGCGTTGCCGAGACTTGCCCAAACAGTGGACGAGGAGTCACCCAATTCCCCCTATGCGCCGCTGTCCCGAATTGCCGCTGGCGCCATCACCCGGTTCACCCAGGAAGCTCATCCTTCGGCAAGCCAGAAAAAGCGCCGTCACGATGTCTCCGTAGGCGTCTGGCGCCACTGTAAATCCTGTGACCAGCCCTTTGCCCGGGAAAAGGAAATCCAGATCATGACCCGTGCCCTGGCGCAGGCCGGATTGCCGGCCACACACCTGGAGCGTTGCCCGGATTGCCGCGACGCGGTCAGCGGATTTTTCAAGCGCAGCCTGACATAGGCTGCCTGTTCCTCATCCAGCGAGACTACTTGCGGGATTCGGCCCGCTCGTACCAGTCCTTGCTGGCATTGACCACCTTCACCACCGGCAGCATCACCGGCACCTCGATCAGTACCCCCACCACCGTGGCCATGGCGGCGCCGGACTCGAAGCCGAACAGACTGGTGGCGGCTACCGCCAGCTCGAAGAAATTGGAGACGCTGATCAGGGCCGAGGGGCAGGCGATGATCGGCGGCTTCAGGGAAACCGCCACACGGGGCGTGAAGGCGGGATGGCTGCAAAGGGGTCAATAGCCCTTGTTCGCCGGGTAACTAAGCTACCGTACGAAACTGCTGGCCCTTTTCCCCTCTTGCTTCGTTCATTTATTTCGACGATACTGGAAATATGGAAACACTAGCTGCCGCTGAACTGCTCGCCGCCCTGGGGCATGAGTCCCGTCTCGCCATCTTCCGCCTGCTGGTCCAGGCGGGGAGGGAGGGCATGGTGGTCAGCGCCATCGGCGAGCAACTGTCCATGGCACCCGCGACCCTGTCCTTTCACCTCTCGCACCTGACCCGGGTGGGGCTGATCATCGGGCATAGGGAAAGCCGTTTCATCCGCTACTGCGCCGAATACGCCACCATCGACGAGCTGATCGCCTTTCTCACCCGCAACTGCTGCCAGGGCGAGGCCTGTCTCACCACAACCCGCGACGCGAAGGGTGCGGGCCGTGCCTCACCCCATCCTACGACTACGAAACGAGCATGACTGCACCCAAGACCGTCCTGGTGCTATGCACCGGAAACTCCTGCCGCTCCCAGATGGGGGAGGCGCTGCTGAATCATGACCTGGCCGGCCGGGTTCGCGCCCTGTCTGCCGGCACCCGGCCCCAGCCCAAGGTTGCCGATGGCGCCCTCGAGGCCCTGAAACAACTCGGGCTGCCCACCGATGAACTTCATCCCAAGGATGTGGCGGCGGTGATGGACGAGGACATCGATCTGGTGGTCACGGTCTGCGACAACGCCAGGGAAAGCTGCCCCGTCTTCCCTCGGCCGGTCCCCCGCATCCATCTGCCTTTCCATGATCCCCACGGGGAGCCCCTGGAAAGCTTCATCCGGGTGCGGGACGAGATCCGCGCCCGTCTGATTCCCGCGGTGCGGGAAGCCCTGGACCTGTAAGGAGGATTGCATGAGTGTGCAGTGCGAAGTTGCGACGAAAGCGGAAGTGGGGTTGCCCATGGGATTCTTCGAGCGTTACCTGACCGTATGGGTGTTTCTCTGCATTGTCGCCGGCATCGGCCTGGGCCAACTGGCGCCGGGGCTGTTCCAGGCCGTCGGTCGGATGGAAGTTGCCCGGGTCAATCTGCCGGTGGGTCTGCTGATCTGGGTGATGATCATCCCGATGCTGGTCAAGGTGGATTTCGGCGCCCTGCATGAAGTCCGCCAGCATGTGCGGGGCATCGGCGTCACCCTGTTCGTGAACTGGCTGGTGAAACCCTTTTCCATGGCCTTCCTGGGCTGGCTGTTCATCCGCCATCTGTTCGCGCCCCTGCTGCCCGTCGGGCAGATCGACAGCTACATCGCCGGCCTGATCCTGCTTGCCGCTGCGCCCTGCACCGCCATGGTCTTCGTCTGGAGCCGGCTGTCCAACGGCGACCCGCTGTTCACCCTGTCCCAGGTGGCCTTGAACGACAGCATCATGGTGGTGGCCTTCGCGCCCCTGGTGGCCTTCCTGCTGGGTATCTCGTCCATCATCGTGCCCTGGGACACCTTGTTCACCTCGGTACTGCTCTATATCGTCATCCCGGTGATCCTGGCCCAGCTTTGGCGCCGTTCCCTGCTGAAGGGAGGCCAGGGGGCCTTCGATGCCGCCATGGAGAGGATCGGTCCCTGGTCCATTTCGGCCCTGCTGGCGACCCTGGTGTTGTTGTTTGCCTTCCAGGGGGAGGCCATCTTGAAGCAGCCCCTGGTCATCGCCCTGCTGGCGGTGCCCATCCTGATCCAGGTGTTCTTCAATTCCGCCCTGGCTTACTGGCTCAACCGGGTCGTGGGGGAAAAGCACAACATCGCCTGCCCCTCGGCCCTGATCGGCGCCTCCAACTTCTTCGAGCTGGCTGTGGCCGCCGCCATCAGCCTCTTTGGCTTCGAGTCCGGCGCGGCCCTGGCCACGGTGGTGGGCGTGCTGATCGAGGTGCCGGTGATGCTGCTGGTGGTGAAGGTGGTCAATGGCAGCAAGGGTTGGTACGAGGCCCGCTAGCCCGGATCGCTATTGCTCCAGCGCCGTGTTGCGGGTTTCCGGCAGGAAGCGCAAGCCCACCAGGCTGGCGATCAGCAGCAGGGTCGTCGGGTAGGCCAGGCCCAGCAGGGGCTCGCCGCTGCGGCTGCCGATCAGGGTCACCATGAAGGGAGAAAGGCCACCGATCCAGCCGGCGGCCAGGTTGTGGGGCAGGGCCACGGCGGAATAGCGGGTGCGGGCCGGGAACAGTTCCGCCAGGGTGGCGGTCTGGGGGCCGGTGATCAGGGCCAGGGCCAGCACCGGCAGCATCAGCAGCATCACCACCAGGGCCGGGCTGGCGGCGAACTGGCCCAGGCCCCAGAACACCGGCACCATGGCAAGCGTCCCCAGCAGCAGTCCCGCCAGCAGCACCGGGCGGCGCCCGATCCGGTCCGACAATCCGCCGGCCAGCAGGGTCAAGGGGAACAGGGCCAGGGTGGCGACGATGGCCAGGCAGCCAGCCTGGGCCGGGTCCATGTCCACCACGGTCTTGAGGAACACCGGGGCATAGACCTGGGAGCAGAAGAACAGCAGGGAGCCGCCGGCGGAAATGCAGCAGAACAGCAGGGCCATGCGGCCCAGGGTATGCCGGTCCCGGAAGCATTCCCGCAGGGGGGTCTTGGCGATGCGCTGGTTCGCTTTCAGTTGAGCGAAGATCGGGGACTCGTGAAGCGCCATGCGGCTTTTCATGGAAATCACCAGCGGCAGGGCCGACACCAGGAAGGGCACCCGCCAGCCCCAGGCCAGGAAATCCTCCGCCGAGAGCCAGCCCTGAAGCAGTACCACCTGGGCCGTGGAGGCCATCACTCCAAGGGGGCCCATCAGTTGCAGCACGCTGGTGTAGAGGCCTCGCCGTCCGGCCGGAGCGTGTTCCGTGAGGTAAACCGTGGCGCCGCCGATCTCGCCCCCCATGGCCAGACCTTGCAGGATGCGCAGGGTCAGGAGCATCAGGGGCGCCCAGATGCCCACCTGGGCATAGGTGGGCAGGAGGCCCACGGCGAAAGTGGTGACCCCCATCAGGGCAATGGTGGCGATGAACACCACCCGCCGGCCGTGGCGGTCGCCGAGGGAACCGAACAGGGCCGCCCCCAGGGGCCGCACCACCATGCCGATGCCGAAGGTGGCCAGGCTCGCCAGCAGTCCCGCTACCGGATTCTCCGAGGGGAAGAACAGCGTGGCGAAATAAGTGGCCAGGCTGGCGAAGGTAAGGAAGTCGTACCACTCGAGGAAGGTGCCGAAACAGGCCGCGAGGGCCACTTTGCGATAGCGGGGTTGAGTATCCATGGCGACATTATCAGCCAGGGAAGGGTTCGCCCCGGTAAAATCACCCCGTGAACCTGATCGCCATCGAGACCTCCACCCGCCTGCTGTCCGTCGCCCTGTGGCGGGATGGCGCCCTGATTGAACGCCGTCGGGACCATCCCAACGGGGGCTCGGAGCTGATCCTGCCCTGGGTGGGCGAATTGCTGGCCGAGGCCGGCATCACCCTCAAGCATCTTGATGGCATCGCCTTCGGCGCCGGTCCCGGCGGCTTCACCGGCCTGCGCCTGGCCTGCGCCGTGGCCCAGGGCCTGGCCTTCGGCGCCGATATCCCGCTGGCCCCCGTATGCAGCCTGGAGGCCCTGGCCCTGGAGAGTGGCGCGGAGCGGGTCTATGCCTGCCTCGACGCCCGGATGAACGAGGTCTATAGCGCCGCCTACGAACTAGTGGCCGGTTTCCCCCAGGAAATCCTGGCTCCCGCTGTCACGCCCCCCGAAGCCGCGCCCCTGCCGCCGGGGAGCGGCTGGCAGCTATGCGGCGACGGCTTCGTGGCCCATGGCGATGCCCTTTCAGCCCGGCTTGGCGCGGCCATTGCGTCCCGGCGCACCGATCTGCTGCCCACGGCGGCGGCCGTGGCCCGGCTGGCCGCGCCGCGCCTGGTGCGGGGTGACGGCGTCCCCGCCGCCGAGGGTGCGCCCCTTTATGTGCGCGACAAGGTGGCCCTGACCACCGCCGAGCGTCTGGCTCGGGGCGGGGTGCGTTGACATGAGCGCCGGAGCCACAACGCGGCGAACCGTCGTCATCTCCTCCTTCGGGGCTGCGGTATGCACACATCTGCCTCCCGATGTTCTTCCGTCATTCCGGCGAATGCCGGAATCTAGAAAAATCAACAAACTGGGCACCGGCGTGCGCCGGTGCGACGGA from the Denitratisoma oestradiolicum genome contains:
- a CDS encoding molybdopterin-dependent oxidoreductase, whose product is MSESMKVLPMSRRRFLQASGIAGAAGAAGIGAGVMPGFKTIGKAHAAPAPEAGGGTVITKSFCHQCPARCGIDVYTTNGRVHAIYGTLDNPISNGKLCPKGHYGTYLLYDPDRFKGPMKRTNPKKGRNEDPRFVPISWDEALKTAADRLNALRDKGESHRFGLLFGRGWGATDAGLLGDFAKLYGSPNVGINHSSMCSDASKKAKLCADGNYSYNSYDYENTNYLLIFGASFLESFRPLNNNLQAWGTMRSKAPRTMVTVVDVHTSTTGAAADRLLLTKSGTDGALALAMAHVILTEGLWDRKFVGDFIDGINRFKSGEIVAMAYSQEDLAKRRELEAAAAVKKTESDKKALADKAKLQADIDSLRVKIEESDDEKIIPGLKKALADLEKKAEGADKLAAAIKEQRGALGQNAKPQPDPAVGETIFREKWTLGLLEWWNAVLKDCTPEWAEKITTIPAREIKAVAKEFGSTRPAIALFERGATAHTNGIYNGMAIHALNALVGSLFAKGGLGYQSSVPWGKVSVKADKFMDSYAMSSDRKKPRIDKVKTDAWPMASNMMQEIAKNHLKGDPYKMDTLMFYLTGPIFSGPECKDWEKSMAETYVIDTSPYPGETAVFADLILPDHSYLERLQIADTYPFQGYPIAMIRTPAIKPLYDTKVFGDVLIEIGKRIQGPMGEYYKQLGNTESMIKQMAKGFEEKPGSNGVNSYESFVQKGVWFKKPYGYRQVAGEFYFWDGDTKSYSKQMVPAEVKDKLLKTPSGKYEFKSGYLADEHHAHYVHEKLGIDLELVGFPQYIPARHPGGGDLHFVSPKLAAQAEGRQANLPHASAFMQPTQGGKREVFLEIHPETAAKRGIRNGDRVRVKNDIGAIEVVARLYTGIRPDTVALPMIHGHWAQGRWATAKERNVSGSTNEITANVSEPISGLACYHTGKVFVEKV
- a CDS encoding 4Fe-4S dicluster domain-containing protein, producing the protein MTKWGMVIDLEKCTGCQACTAACGMENSRLPGEHWQDVIFFHEGEFPSTQLKWFPRPCMHCENPSCVAVCPTRATYKSEDGHVLVDWERCIGCKYCMIACPYGVRFYTEEKPSYGGPDMKQVFKGEEGRSWSPPWKSPQEDWKHGVGVQPHDVVSKCTFCYHRVSKAPKGTVDLDPQNPATREFTPACVVTCGPGARLFGDLSNPNSEVSRQIANKNGVRLLDHLGNKPQVYYLTGEGGSVPADRSTKPKV
- the nrfD gene encoding NrfD/PsrC family molybdoenzyme membrane anchor subunit, translated to MQSSSDPKTLAEVFGFLGDLHRKEGTTTFIKLCLSLGREPSVATKWWQASLLVTAVCLLFVLYQLIFVGHAAFNTSSDGINWGMAVSTYVFFALTSSGLTMVASLATVFGFKQFYPVAKRCIYLAIITLISGFTVLALELGHPFRMLWSIPTGMQIMSPMFWMGVFYLIDLVLLIIKLYLLWQEEWDSPRSNAVGVAGFIAVILASGMLGLVFGSLSMRPMWYGSFTSIYFIITAALSGAAAIVVTTYMAYDFNRSNMPEPLRGLASGPQLPRVFAAFIGITLVMFVTRFWVGLWSNLDGLDGFQALVRTPLFHLELWLGLCLPFYLMASPSTQTNTQKQLIAAFLVLGAMFINRYEFVIGGQLVPMFKGTWVNDLIPYTPSLTEWALTLLGLSLCLALYALGEKVLKLSAMPSVVEMEKPGVAQA
- a CDS encoding molecular chaperone TorD family protein — its product is MKTENSIEQAFWLTMANVFLPPMHPEVFVVSRNWLADDLQEMCDALGLDLLPDLKQLRRNLAGLASHEILLVDYSHLFLQPPAPASLNLSRYVDGGINGPCMDALENAYRRAGVTQSERMRDLPDHGAMQMETLAFLLGEDFQEAADFARLCLVGALPRLAQTVDEESPNSPYAPLSRIAAGAITRFTQEAHPSASQKKRRHDVSVGVWRHCKSCDQPFAREKEIQIMTRALAQAGLPATHLERCPDCRDAVSGFFKRSLT
- a CDS encoding ArsR/SmtB family transcription factor, with the protein product METLAAAELLAALGHESRLAIFRLLVQAGREGMVVSAIGEQLSMAPATLSFHLSHLTRVGLIIGHRESRFIRYCAEYATIDELIAFLTRNCCQGEACLTTTRDAKGAGRASPHPTTTKRA
- a CDS encoding arsenate reductase ArsC, encoding MTAPKTVLVLCTGNSCRSQMGEALLNHDLAGRVRALSAGTRPQPKVADGALEALKQLGLPTDELHPKDVAAVMDEDIDLVVTVCDNARESCPVFPRPVPRIHLPFHDPHGEPLESFIRVRDEIRARLIPAVREALDL
- the arsB gene encoding ACR3 family arsenite efflux transporter codes for the protein MGFFERYLTVWVFLCIVAGIGLGQLAPGLFQAVGRMEVARVNLPVGLLIWVMIIPMLVKVDFGALHEVRQHVRGIGVTLFVNWLVKPFSMAFLGWLFIRHLFAPLLPVGQIDSYIAGLILLAAAPCTAMVFVWSRLSNGDPLFTLSQVALNDSIMVVAFAPLVAFLLGISSIIVPWDTLFTSVLLYIVIPVILAQLWRRSLLKGGQGAFDAAMERIGPWSISALLATLVLLFAFQGEAILKQPLVIALLAVPILIQVFFNSALAYWLNRVVGEKHNIACPSALIGASNFFELAVAAAISLFGFESGAALATVVGVLIEVPVMLLVVKVVNGSKGWYEAR
- a CDS encoding MFS transporter, which translates into the protein MDTQPRYRKVALAACFGTFLEWYDFLTFASLATYFATLFFPSENPVAGLLASLATFGIGMVVRPLGAALFGSLGDRHGRRVVFIATIALMGVTTFAVGLLPTYAQVGIWAPLMLLTLRILQGLAMGGEIGGATVYLTEHAPAGRRGLYTSVLQLMGPLGVMASTAQVVLLQGWLSAEDFLAWGWRVPFLVSALPLVISMKSRMALHESPIFAQLKANQRIAKTPLRECFRDRHTLGRMALLFCCISAGGSLLFFCSQVYAPVFLKTVVDMDPAQAGCLAIVATLALFPLTLLAGGLSDRIGRRPVLLAGLLLGTLAMVPVFWGLGQFAASPALVVMLLMLPVLALALITGPQTATLAELFPARTRYSAVALPHNLAAGWIGGLSPFMVTLIGSRSGEPLLGLAYPTTLLLIASLVGLRFLPETRNTALEQ
- the tsaB gene encoding tRNA (adenosine(37)-N6)-threonylcarbamoyltransferase complex dimerization subunit type 1 TsaB, translated to MNLIAIETSTRLLSVALWRDGALIERRRDHPNGGSELILPWVGELLAEAGITLKHLDGIAFGAGPGGFTGLRLACAVAQGLAFGADIPLAPVCSLEALALESGAERVYACLDARMNEVYSAAYELVAGFPQEILAPAVTPPEAAPLPPGSGWQLCGDGFVAHGDALSARLGAAIASRRTDLLPTAAAVARLAAPRLVRGDGVPAAEGAPLYVRDKVALTTAERLARGGVR